In Mesotoga sp. UBA6090, the genomic stretch CAATTATTGAGCTGACGACTCCGGCGCCAACTGTCCTGCCACCCTCACGGATTGCGAATCTCAAACCCTTTTCAATCGCAACGGGATAGATAAGCTGGATAGTCATTTCAACGTTATCGCCAGGAATAACCATTTCGACACCCTCGGGAAGATCTGCGATTTCTCCAGTAACGTCTGCAGTCTTTATAAAGAACTGCGGCCTGTAACCCTTTGTGAACGGGGAATGGCGACCTCCCTCTTCCTTCTTAAGAACATAGACGTTTGCCGTGAATTTCTTGTGAGGTGTTATGGATCCTGGTTTTGCAAGTACCTGACCTCTCTTGACTTCTTCTTTTGCCACACCTCTCAGAAGTGCCCCGATGTTGTCGCCGGCCTGCCCTTCGTCAAGGAGTTTTCTGAACATTTCCACTCCGGTACATACGGTTTTCTTTGTCTCATAAGAAAGTCCAACTATCTCAACTTCATCGCCAACATGAACAGCTCCACGCTCTATTCTTCCAGTAACGACTGTTCCTCTTCCTGTAATGGTGAAGATATCCTCCACAGGCATAAGGAAGGGCTTGTCAATTTCTCTGACAGGATCCGGGAAGTAATCGTCGCAGGCATTCATAAGTTCGTATATGCTCTCCGTCCATTCATTCGGACTGTCTGCTTCAAGCGCCTTGAGCGCAGAGCCCTTGATTACGGGAAGCTCGTCGCCAGGGAACTCATAGGAAGATAGAAGCTCTCTTACTTCTTCTTCAACCAATTCGACTAATTCTTCATCGTCGACCGCGTCAACCTTGTTTATGTACACCACCATTGCGGGAACGTTGACTTGTCTCGCAAGGAGAACGTGTTCTCTTGTCTGAGGCATAACACCGTCAGTAGCAGCGACAACAAGAATAGCCCCATCCATCTGAGCGGCTCCGGTGATCATGTTCTTGATATAGTCAGCGTGACCTGGACAGTCGATGTGGGCGTAATGCCTTTTGTCAGTCTGGTACTCGATATGAGCAACGTTGATTGTGATTCCTCTTGCTTTTTCCTCCGGCGCCTTGTCAATTGAGTCAAACGGGGAGAAGTCGGCAAGACCCTTGAATGCCAGACTCTTCGTGATTGCCGCAGTAAGAGTAGTCTTACCGTGATCAATGTGTCCAATCGTACCGATGTTAAGATGTGGTTTTGAACGTTCAAATTTTTCCTTAGCCATGGTTTCCCTCCTCCAAATACCTATTTGGGATCTCTATCTTCCAAGAATCTTATCTGCAATTTTCACTGGAACTTCCGAATAGTGGGAGAACTGAATAATGTGGATTGCTCTTCCCTGCGAGAGAGATCTGCAAACTGTCGCATAACCGAAAAGCTCGGAAAGAGGAACGTGAGCCTTAATAATTTTAAGACCAGCCCTGGTTTCGAAGCCCTCAATCTTGGCTCGTCTGGAATTCAGATCGGCAATCAAGTCTCCCATGTATTCTTCAGGCGTGTTAATCTCTACAGCCATTATCGGTTCAAGCAAAGCAGGACTCGCTTTGCGTACAGCTTCCTTGAAGGCCATTGATCCAGCTATACTGAAAGCAATCTCCGAAGAATCCACTTCGTGATACGAACCGTCCAGCAAAGATACTCTCACGTTGACCATTGGGTAACCGGCAAGATAACCGGAATCCATCGCCTCTCTTACCCCACGTTCCACAGGTTTGATAAATTCCCTGGGAATCGTTCCACCGACAGTCTTGTCTTCGAAAACAAAGTTTGAGCTCATGTCGGTAATGGGCTCGACGCTAAGAACCACATGTCCGTACTGTCCCTTCCCGCCTGTTTGCCTAATATACCTTGCTTCCCCAGTTGCTTTGGTTCTTATCGTCTCTCGATATGCTACCTGAGGATTTCCAACTCTGAGTCCAACATTGAACTCCCTTTTTATCCTCTCAACGATAACTTCTAGATGGAGCTCTCCCATACCGGACAAAATAGTCTCTCCGGTCTCACTGTCAACGTAACTCTTGAGGGAAGGGTCCTCCTCAACGAGAGCGACTAGAGCCTTTGTCAGTTTCGAAGCATCATCCTTTGTTTGGGGTTCTATGGCAATCGAGATTACCGGCTCTGGAAACTCAATCTTTTCCAGGATTATCTTCTCATCGCCAGAAACCACTGTCTCGCCCGTCATTGAATTCTTCAAACCCACTACCGCAACTATATCTCCTGCACGAATATAGTCGACTTCTTCTCTCTTGTCGGCATGCATGAAGAGCAGTCTCGAAATTCTCTCTTTGACATTCTTATTTGTGTTGAACACGTACGACCCCTTTTCGAGGGAACCTGAATAGACTCTTAAAAAGGTCAGCTTTCCCACAAAAGGATCGACCATGATTTTGAAAGCCATCGCAACAAAGGGACCGTTTTCATCTGGATGAACCTCTACGTCTTTTCCGCTATCTAGAACCTCACCAAGAACAGGCGGTAAATCTTTTGGGGACGGCAGATAATCAATAATCGCGTCAAGAAGAGGTTGGATTCCCTTGTTCTTAAAAGCCGAACCACAGAGAACAGGAGTTAGCTGCCCTGAAAGGGTAGCCTTTCTTATGGCCGCTTTCATCCTTTCAACGGGAAGTTCTTCGCCTTCTATATACAATTCCATAAGCTCTTCATCGAACTCAGCTACATGTGTAACCAGGTCTTCACGAGCTTCATCTACCTGACTGAGCATGTTTTCAGGTATTGGAGAAGTACTGAACTCTGTCCCTTCCTGATTCGTCCATCTGAAGGCCTTCATTTCAACAAGATCAATAACACCTTCAAAGCTCGACTCAGATCCAATTGGAAGCTGAATTGCAACAGGGTTTGCTTTCAGTTTGTTAACCATGGTGCCTATGGCGCTCTCAAAGTCTGCACCGATCTTGTCCATTTTGTTCATAAAGGCAATCCTTGGCACATGATATTTGTCTGCCTGTCTCCAAACTGTCTCCGATTGAGGCTCAACACCGGCCTGGGCATCGAACACCGCAACGGCGCCGTCAAGAACCCTTAAAGATCTTTCAACTTCAACTGTGAAGTCAACGTGCCCGGGTGTATCAATAATATTGATACGATGATCCTTCCAGAATGCCGTAGTCGCAGCAGAAGTGATAGTGATACCTCTTTCCTTTTCCTGGTCCATCCAGTCCATTGTTGCCGTTCCTTCGTCAACGCTTCCGAGCTTGTAATTCTTACCTGTATAGAAAAGAATACGCTCGGTAGTGGTAGTCTTACCGGCATCTATATGGGCCATTATTCCTATGTTCCGAGTCTTGTCTAGGGTTGTGACTCTTTCTTTCACTATCTTTCCTCCCGCTGAAACATCTTTACCATCTGAAGTGAGCGTATGCCTTTCCAGCCTCCGCCATTCTGTGTACGTCTTCTCTCTTCTTAACTGCGTTGCCCTGACCATTATAAGCATCTATTAGTTCAAGCGCAAGCTTTTCCTTAAGAGGTTTTCCAGACTTTGCTCTGGCAGATGTGACAATCCATCTTATCGCAAGAGCTACCGCTCTTCTTTCAGGAACCTCAAAAGGTATCTGATAAGTGGCCCCTCCAACTCTTCTTGGTCTTACTTCCAGAAGAGGCTTAACATTACCCAGAGCCTTCTTGAAAGCTTCCATAGGAGGCTGCTTAGTTCTTTCAGAAAGAACTTCAAGTGCTCCATAAACGGTAGCTTCTGCCTTGCTCTTCTTTCCACCTATCATGATCTTGTTTATTAGTCTGGTGACTACTGTGTCATTGTAAATTGGATCAAGCACCACTTCTCTTTTCTCAGACTGACGTCTTCTCATCTAGAACTGCCTCCTTATTTCTTCGGCCTCTTGGCGCCATAACGACTTCTCGATTGCTTCCTGTTTGCTACTCCCTCGGCATCTAAAGTGCCTCTTACAATCT encodes the following:
- the rpsG gene encoding 30S ribosomal protein S7, with the protein product MRRRQSEKREVVLDPIYNDTVVTRLINKIMIGGKKSKAEATVYGALEVLSERTKQPPMEAFKKALGNVKPLLEVRPRRVGGATYQIPFEVPERRAVALAIRWIVTSARAKSGKPLKEKLALELIDAYNGQGNAVKKREDVHRMAEAGKAYAHFRW
- the tuf gene encoding elongation factor Tu, producing the protein MAKEKFERSKPHLNIGTIGHIDHGKTTLTAAITKSLAFKGLADFSPFDSIDKAPEEKARGITINVAHIEYQTDKRHYAHIDCPGHADYIKNMITGAAQMDGAILVVAATDGVMPQTREHVLLARQVNVPAMVVYINKVDAVDDEELVELVEEEVRELLSSYEFPGDELPVIKGSALKALEADSPNEWTESIYELMNACDDYFPDPVREIDKPFLMPVEDIFTITGRGTVVTGRIERGAVHVGDEVEIVGLSYETKKTVCTGVEMFRKLLDEGQAGDNIGALLRGVAKEEVKRGQVLAKPGSITPHKKFTANVYVLKKEEGGRHSPFTKGYRPQFFIKTADVTGEIADLPEGVEMVIPGDNVEMTIQLIYPVAIEKGLRFAIREGGRTVGAGVVSSII
- the fusA gene encoding elongation factor G codes for the protein MAHIDAGKTTTTERILFYTGKNYKLGSVDEGTATMDWMDQEKERGITITSAATTAFWKDHRINIIDTPGHVDFTVEVERSLRVLDGAVAVFDAQAGVEPQSETVWRQADKYHVPRIAFMNKMDKIGADFESAIGTMVNKLKANPVAIQLPIGSESSFEGVIDLVEMKAFRWTNQEGTEFSTSPIPENMLSQVDEAREDLVTHVAEFDEELMELYIEGEELPVERMKAAIRKATLSGQLTPVLCGSAFKNKGIQPLLDAIIDYLPSPKDLPPVLGEVLDSGKDVEVHPDENGPFVAMAFKIMVDPFVGKLTFLRVYSGSLEKGSYVFNTNKNVKERISRLLFMHADKREEVDYIRAGDIVAVVGLKNSMTGETVVSGDEKIILEKIEFPEPVISIAIEPQTKDDASKLTKALVALVEEDPSLKSYVDSETGETILSGMGELHLEVIVERIKREFNVGLRVGNPQVAYRETIRTKATGEARYIRQTGGKGQYGHVVLSVEPITDMSSNFVFEDKTVGGTIPREFIKPVERGVREAMDSGYLAGYPMVNVRVSLLDGSYHEVDSSEIAFSIAGSMAFKEAVRKASPALLEPIMAVEINTPEEYMGDLIADLNSRRAKIEGFETRAGLKIIKAHVPLSELFGYATVCRSLSQGRAIHIIQFSHYSEVPVKIADKILGR